Proteins from a single region of Trypanosoma brucei brucei TREU927 chromosome 7, complete sequence:
- a CDS encoding 60S ribosomal protein-like → MRRVLCGVSVRCGALSSRFCSGGKADKPKLEELAATYSQLTLKELSDLQRLVFKKLGHSDDFYEKALLRGLGGGGGGGAAVAFPVAAAAGAAPSGASATEAEPPKTEKKKVEKTSFDVKLEKYAPDIKVKLIKELRSVTNLSIADAKNAIEKCPGLVQTNMRKEDAEKLKGLFEKLGATVQLL, encoded by the coding sequence ATGCGGCGGGTACTGTGTGGTGTTTCTGTGCGCTGTGGCGCGCTTTCATCTCGATTCTGTAGTGGTGGCAAGGCTGATAAGCCGAAACTGGAAGAGTTGGCTGCAACATACTCACAACTCACCCTCAAGGAATTGTCGGACCTGCAGCGACTTGTTTTCAAGAAACTTGGCCATAGCGACGACTTCTATGAAAAGGCATTACTTCGTGGACTTGGGGGTGGAGGCGGTGGTGGCGCTGCAGTGGCATTCCCggttgctgcagcagcgggaGCGGCCCCCAGTGGGGCGTCTGCTACTGAGGCTGAACCACCAAAGactgaaaagaagaaagtcgAAAAAACCTCTTTTGACGTCAAACTTGAGAAGTATGCTCCCGATATTAAGGTAAAGTTGATAAAGGAACTTCGGTCGGTAACAAACCTTTCCATTGCTGATGCAAAGAACGCAATCGAGAAGTGTCCGGGATTAGTACAGACGAATAtgcgcaaagaggatgccGAGAAACTGAAGGGGCTGTTTGAAAAACTTGGCGCCACCGTCCAGCTGTTGTAG
- a CDS encoding nucleoside hydrolase, putative, whose product MVHRKLIIDTDCGGDDAIAIMLAMTQPDVEVIAITVVWGNVEVNQGMENIGKLLDLYDADIPFFRGAEGPLVGERETVQWGGFGSDGFGDAGFPPSKRVALQPKRHAALEILKILEEAEPSDDVVYQLVALGPLTNVALALRLNPDLFSKLGTDTIPGIVIMNGTSESKGNSNMAAEFNSHCDPEAGVVVLQHKGWKCPVQLVNWEVTVNSPMTWGFYDKLVNRELTPNGRVAVNQNKWQEFIEKLFQRLEAFTRIHDDGTRADTGDAEATQDVTCVVPDAVAVLVAIRPESVLDSFLTYVTVELHGRETRGATCIDWYGTEQSMAKKGRWRNCNVITKVDNEMFLKALRDIVEYVA is encoded by the coding sequence ATGGTTCATCGAAAACTTATCATCGACACCGATTGTGGCGGTGACGATGCCATAGCCATCATGTTGGCTATGACACAGCCTGATGTGGAAGTCATTGCCATCACTGTTGTGTGGGGAAATGTGGAGGTTAACCAAGGTATGGAAAATATCGGCAAACTTCTGGATTTGTATGACGCAGATATACCGTTTTTTCGTGGGGCAGAGGGACCCCTCGTGGGGGAGCGGGAGACTGTGCAGTGGGGCGGCTTCGGCTCGGACGGCTTTGGTGATGCGGGATTTCCACCATCTAAGCGTGTGGCTCTTCAACCTAAAAGACATGCCGCACTGGAGATACTGAAAATACTTGAGGAGGCAGAGCCGTCAGATGATGTGGTGTACCAGTTGGTTGCGTTGGGCCCCCTTACAAATGTGGCATTGGCCCTTCGTTTGAACCCCGATTTGTTTTCCAAACTTGGGACAGATACGATACCTGGCATTGTCATCATGAACGGCACCAGTGAAAGCAAGGGCAACTCCAACATGGCGGCTGAGTTTAACAGCCACTGCGATCCGGAAGCGGGGGTCGTGGTGCTGCAGCACAAGGGGTGGAAGTGTCCGGTACAGTTGGTTAATTGGGAGGTAACTGTTAACTCCCCCATGACGTGGGGGTTTTATGATAAGTTGGTGAACAGAGAATTGACTCCCAATGGCCGCGTGGCGGTAAATCAAAACAAATGGCAGGAGTTTATTGAAAAACTGTTTCAGCGTTTGGAGGCATTCACTCGTATTCACGATGATGGCACAAGAGCAGACACCGGTGACGCTGAGGCAACGCAAGATGTTACGTGCGTTGTTCCGGACGCTGTAGCTGTGCTGGTTGCCATCCGCCCCGAAAGTGTACTCGACAGCTTCCTCACATACGTAACTGTCGAATTGcatggaagggaaacaaggGGGGCGACATGCATCGATTGGTATGGCACGGAACAGTCCATGGCGAAAAAGGGTCGCTGGCGCAACTGCAATGTTATCACTAAAGTGGACAATGAAATGTTCCTCAAGGCGCTACGGGATATCGTAGAATATGTCGCGTAA
- a CDS encoding histone acetyltransferase, putative: MVMFEVRQKVYATLHETFHAAIIQEVAHDAHTGQLLYYVHYVEQDSRMDRWLPGSALRERRQGRQADKQQVSKPTGCGITTRGQSRLVAEQEESGSNGATAGSAAKRGATPNCDKVTTTRTRKESSFFYRPKNVQRICMGPYEVETWYFSPYHLARPQVQQGFKQNAEYFTGDMELQLRQDSRDNALRSSVAFTSFVLHICPFCLQPFSEHEDVLRHVRLVCSRFPPGNEIYRDPIRNLTVVEIDGVAEPTFCEHLALLSKLFLDHKALDHDMTPFLFYVLCSIQPHGLEVLGYFSKEKTTPEMYNLSCILVLPQFQSRGIGRFLIELSYELSRREGKIGSPEKPLSDLGEKLYLGYWGDTIVSTLARAIEESHCVTLDYLVQATFMSEADVMRTLQYLKLIDGTQIVVSEESIERCLSKRVQRERSGQNYIFYPHLLSWSPHMYNEVVEQDVAPPVYDLRRAEKV; the protein is encoded by the coding sequence ATGGTAATGTTTGAGGTGCGGCAGAAGGTTTATGCGACACTCCACGAAACATTTCATGCCGCTATTATACAAGAGGTTGCACATGATGCGCACACGGGGCAGCTTCTGTACTACGTTCACTACGTGGAACAGGACAGTCGCATGGACCGTTGGCTCCCCGGTAGCGCATTGAGGGAGCGGAGACAAGGCCGGCAGGCGGACAAACAGCAGGTGAGTAAGCCAACAGGCTGCGGCATCACCACGCGTGGGCAAAGCCGTTTGGTGGCAGAGCAGGAGGAGAGTGGATCCAACGGCGCTACGGCAGGTTCCGCAGCAAAGCGAGGTGCGACACCAAATTGTGATAAGGTAACAACTACCAGAACGCGGAAGGAGAGTTCGTTTTTTTATCGACCGAAGAATGTTCAACGTATTTGCATGGGCCCATATGAAGTGGAGACGTGGTACTTCTCGCCGTACCATCTTGCGCGACCGCAGGTGCAGCAAGGCTTCAAGCAGAACGCAGAATACTTCACAGGTGACATGGAGCTACAACTGCGCCAAGATAGTCGCGATAATGCTCTGCgttcttccgttgcttttACATCTTTTGTGCTTCATATATGTCCCTTTTGCTTACAGCCCTTTTCGGAACATGAAGATGTGTTGCGCCACGTCCGTCTAGTTTGCTCCCGCTTTCCACCGGGAAATGAAATATATCGCGATCCCATACGGAATCTCACCGTGGTAGAGATTGATGGAGTAGCTGAGCCCACATTTTGCGAGCACTTGGCCCTTCTATCCAAACTGTTCCTTGACCATAAAGCTCTTGATCATGACATGACGCCCTTTCTGTTTTACGTGCTCTGCAGTATACAACCACATGGTTTGGAAGTGCTTGGCTACTTCAGCAAAGAGAAGACGACACCGGAGATGTACAATCTCTCTTGCATACTCGTACTGCCACAGTTCCAGAGTCGTGGGATAGGGCGGTTTCTCATTGAACTTAGCTATGAACTGTCTCGTCGCGAGGGGAAAATAGGCTCACCTGAGAAGCCGCTGAGCGACCTGGGGGAGAAGCTTTACCTGGGATACTGGGGCGACACGATCGTTTCAACCCTTGCTCGCGCGATTGAGGAAAGTCACTGCGTCACACTGGACTATCTTGTGCAAGCAACGTTCATGTCGGAAGCGGATGTCATGCGAACGCTACAATACTTGAAGTTAATCGATGGTACTCAAATTGTAGTTTCGGAAGAGAGTATCGAAAGATGTCTTTCGAAACGCGTGCAGCGCGAGCGCAGTGGACAAAATTATATCTTTTATCCACACTTGCTTAGCTGGAGTCCACACATGTACAATGAGGTAGTGGAGCAGGATGTGGCTCCTCCAGTTTATGACTTGCGTAGAGCTGAGAAAGTATAA